A region of Streptomyces sp. TG1A-60 DNA encodes the following proteins:
- a CDS encoding acylphosphatase gives MSEDVRLVAWVRGRVQGVGFRWFTRARALEIGGLSGFALNLADGRVQVVAEGPREACQGLLDWLQGDDTPGRVDGVTEIWDTPRGGYAGFAIR, from the coding sequence ATGAGCGAGGATGTACGGCTGGTCGCCTGGGTGCGTGGACGGGTGCAAGGTGTGGGTTTCCGCTGGTTCACCCGGGCCAGAGCCCTGGAGATCGGCGGGCTGAGTGGTTTTGCTCTCAATTTGGCCGATGGGCGGGTCCAGGTGGTCGCCGAGGGCCCGCGTGAGGCGTGTCAGGGGCTTCTCGACTGGCTCCAGGGCGACGACACGCCCGGGCGCGTGGACGGCGTCACCGAGATCTGGGACACACCGCGAGGGGGCTATGCGGGCTTCGCCATCCGCTGA
- a CDS encoding CAP domain-containing protein → MGRHRRSAAGRATGVTTTGFTSEEPHYGPENLYGFAAVLEADAQTASRAGGSRRRKKKAATSVKTGLLGVSAAVALGTVAVATGVLPGGDKYTVSGGNSTETVVPTGSPTGAADQQGGTDGAAQEQREDESTSRDAERETSPSTSPSPAETPSEKPTEEADRGSGSKKPTTPSARPTEEKKTPPPVEISTETQAEAAVLQLVNEERAKAGCDPVAANSDLAELAEVFSKDMAARGFFDHTDPDGQDPWDRAAILGITGLGGENIARGQANAEAVMEAWMNSPGHKANILNCDFKTLGVGVHMGDGGPWWTQDFGY, encoded by the coding sequence ATGGGACGCCACCGACGCTCCGCCGCCGGCCGCGCCACCGGGGTCACCACCACGGGCTTCACCTCCGAAGAGCCCCACTACGGCCCGGAGAACCTGTACGGGTTCGCCGCAGTCCTGGAGGCCGACGCCCAGACCGCATCGCGCGCCGGTGGTTCGCGCCGCCGCAAGAAGAAGGCCGCGACGTCCGTGAAGACCGGTCTGCTCGGTGTGTCCGCCGCCGTCGCCCTCGGCACCGTCGCGGTGGCCACCGGGGTGCTGCCGGGCGGCGACAAGTACACGGTCAGCGGGGGCAACAGCACCGAGACGGTGGTACCGACCGGCTCGCCGACGGGTGCGGCGGACCAGCAGGGCGGCACGGACGGCGCCGCGCAGGAGCAGCGCGAGGACGAGTCCACCAGCCGCGACGCCGAGCGCGAAACCTCCCCGTCGACCAGCCCCTCCCCCGCTGAGACCCCGTCGGAGAAGCCCACCGAAGAGGCGGACAGGGGTTCCGGCTCCAAGAAGCCCACGACGCCGAGCGCCAGGCCCACGGAGGAGAAGAAGACCCCTCCCCCGGTGGAGATCTCCACGGAGACCCAGGCCGAGGCCGCGGTCCTCCAGTTGGTCAACGAGGAGCGGGCCAAGGCGGGCTGTGACCCGGTGGCGGCCAACAGCGACCTGGCCGAGCTGGCCGAGGTCTTCAGCAAGGACATGGCCGCCCGCGGCTTCTTCGACCACACCGACCCCGACGGCCAGGACCCGTGGGACCGCGCCGCCATCCTCGGGATCACCGGCCTCGGCGGCGAGAACATCGCCCGCGGCCAGGCCAACGCCGAGGCGGTCATGGAAGCCTGGATGAACAGCCCCGGCCACAAGGCGAACATCCTGAACTGCGACTTCAAGACCCTCGGTGTCGGTGTCCACATGGGCGACGGCGGCCCGTGGTGGACGCAGGACTTCGGCTACTAG
- a CDS encoding helix-turn-helix domain-containing protein yields MESAAQTAVTPAQASADADAVAFDALAFNVFARNCPSRGTLEHVTGRWGVLTMGALYEGSLRFNELRRRVDGVSEKMLSQTLHALERDGLVHREAQPTNPPRVDYTLTPLGREISERVLSLIICVEGRMEDVLSARERYDEARGAR; encoded by the coding sequence ATGGAATCAGCCGCGCAGACCGCCGTGACGCCCGCGCAGGCTTCCGCGGACGCGGACGCCGTGGCCTTCGACGCCTTGGCCTTCAACGTGTTCGCCAGGAACTGTCCCTCGCGGGGCACCCTGGAGCACGTCACGGGCCGCTGGGGCGTGCTCACGATGGGAGCGCTGTACGAGGGCTCGCTCCGCTTCAACGAGCTGCGCCGCCGCGTCGACGGCGTCAGCGAGAAGATGCTCTCCCAGACCCTGCACGCCCTGGAGCGCGACGGCCTGGTGCACCGGGAGGCCCAGCCCACCAACCCGCCCCGTGTCGACTACACGCTCACCCCGCTCGGCCGCGAAATCTCCGAGCGTGTGCTGTCCCTCATCATCTGCGTGGAGGGCCGCATGGAGGACGTGCTCAGCGCGCGCGAGCGTTACGACGAGGCACGCGGCGCCCGCTGA